From Candidatus Dormiibacterota bacterium, the proteins below share one genomic window:
- the paaZ gene encoding phenylacetic acid degradation bifunctional protein PaaZ codes for MEERLRSYVCGRWFEAETGFVEVRSAIDGHVVTRVSSQGVDFQGVLDHARAVGGPALRRMTFHERAELVKRLALHLSEHKQRFYELSFDTGATQKDCFVDVDGGIMTLFSFASKGRRELPNAHVALDGALEPLSKGGTFFARHVMTPLHGVAIHINAYNFPCWGMLEKLAPAIIAGVPLVAKPATPSAYVAHAVFEEIVRSGIFPEGSVQFVAGGLGDALDRLTGQDVVSFTGSRTTSTRLQAVPAVRENAVRFVAERDSLNAAILAPDAAPGTPEFDLFVKEIVREITTKAGQRCTCIRRAIAPRTYLDDVQRALTERLKKVVVGSPRAEGATMGALVSLAQRDDVRARVAELATEAAIVYGDPAHVDCVGADDRSGAFMSPIVLRCDRPLDAAKVHDVEAFGPVTTLMPYDGVAQAIEIANRGGGSLVASVFGHAAAVDDIVLGIAPFHGRVLVVDRDCAKEQTGHGSPLAPLVHGGPGRAGGGEEMGGVRGVFHYMQRTAVQGSPSRVASVSGQWNPGAAEHPSTRHPFELSFEALRVGETFYTGAREVTLADIEHFAQFTGDGFYAHMDEAAAKASPFFDGRVAHGYLLLSFAAGLFVKPELGPVLANYGLESLRFLKPVYPGDTMRVRLTVKEKTPRKAEYGEVRWSVTIFNQSDEVVAQYDLLTMNATEAHVPALEVV; via the coding sequence ATGGAAGAGAGACTGCGCAGCTACGTCTGCGGTCGCTGGTTCGAGGCAGAAACGGGATTCGTCGAGGTGCGCTCGGCGATCGACGGGCACGTCGTGACGCGCGTATCGAGCCAAGGGGTCGATTTCCAAGGCGTGCTCGACCACGCACGCGCCGTGGGCGGACCGGCGCTACGCCGCATGACCTTTCACGAACGTGCGGAGCTCGTAAAACGGCTCGCGCTTCATCTCTCCGAGCACAAGCAACGTTTCTACGAGTTGTCGTTCGATACGGGAGCGACGCAAAAGGACTGTTTCGTCGACGTCGACGGCGGCATCATGACGCTGTTCTCGTTTGCGTCGAAGGGACGCCGCGAGCTGCCGAACGCGCACGTCGCGCTCGATGGTGCGCTCGAGCCGCTCTCCAAGGGCGGCACGTTCTTCGCGCGTCACGTCATGACGCCGCTCCATGGCGTCGCCATCCACATCAACGCGTACAATTTTCCATGTTGGGGCATGCTCGAAAAGCTTGCCCCTGCGATCATCGCAGGCGTACCCCTCGTCGCGAAACCGGCAACGCCCTCTGCATACGTCGCCCACGCCGTGTTCGAGGAAATCGTGCGCTCGGGCATCTTTCCCGAAGGCAGCGTGCAGTTCGTGGCGGGCGGACTTGGTGACGCGCTCGATCGCTTGACGGGGCAGGACGTGGTTTCTTTCACGGGATCCCGCACGACGTCGACGCGGCTGCAAGCCGTGCCCGCCGTACGCGAGAACGCGGTGCGATTCGTTGCGGAGCGTGACTCCCTCAATGCGGCGATCCTTGCGCCCGACGCCGCACCCGGAACGCCCGAGTTCGATCTCTTCGTCAAGGAGATCGTGCGCGAGATCACGACGAAGGCAGGTCAACGCTGCACGTGCATCCGTCGTGCGATCGCTCCCCGCACCTATCTCGACGACGTGCAGCGCGCTCTGACGGAACGGTTGAAGAAGGTCGTCGTCGGAAGCCCGCGCGCCGAAGGCGCGACGATGGGCGCCCTCGTGAGCCTCGCGCAGCGAGACGACGTGCGCGCGCGCGTTGCCGAGCTCGCGACCGAAGCAGCGATCGTCTACGGCGATCCAGCGCACGTCGATTGCGTCGGCGCGGACGATCGATCCGGTGCGTTCATGTCGCCGATCGTTCTGCGCTGCGACCGGCCGCTCGACGCCGCGAAGGTCCACGACGTCGAAGCGTTCGGCCCGGTAACGACGCTGATGCCGTACGACGGCGTCGCGCAGGCGATCGAGATCGCCAATCGCGGCGGGGGGAGCCTCGTTGCTTCGGTCTTCGGCCATGCCGCCGCCGTTGACGACATCGTGCTTGGAATCGCTCCGTTCCACGGACGCGTCCTCGTCGTCGATCGTGACTGCGCGAAGGAGCAGACCGGGCATGGCTCGCCGCTCGCTCCGCTCGTGCACGGCGGGCCGGGTCGCGCAGGCGGCGGTGAGGAGATGGGCGGCGTACGGGGCGTCTTCCACTACATGCAGCGCACGGCCGTGCAGGGCTCGCCGTCGCGGGTGGCATCGGTGAGCGGTCAATGGAATCCGGGCGCGGCCGAACACCCATCGACGCGCCACCCGTTCGAGCTCTCCTTCGAGGCGCTCCGCGTCGGCGAGACGTTCTACACCGGGGCGCGCGAAGTGACGCTCGCGGACATCGAGCACTTCGCACAGTTCACCGGCGACGGGTTCTACGCGCACATGGACGAGGCGGCCGCGAAGGCGAGCCCGTTTTTCGATGGGCGCGTCGCGCACGGGTACCTACTGCTCTCGTTCGCGGCAGGACTCTTCGTGAAGCCCGAGCTCGGGCCGGTTCTCGCGAACTACGGCCTGGAGAGCTTGCGCTTCCTCAAGCCGGTCTATCCCGGCGACACCATGCGCGTACGGCTCACCGTCAAAGAGAAGACGCCGCGCAAAGCGGAGTATGGCGAGGTGCGCTGGTCGGTGACGATCTTCAACCAGAGCGACGAGGTGGTCGCGCAGTACGATCTGCTCACGATGAACGCAACCGAGGCTCACGTGCCGGCGCTGGAGGTCGTCTAA
- a CDS encoding TetR/AcrR family transcriptional regulator, with amino-acid sequence MVNARERHDIDSLTDVAFRIFAERGFDATSMDEIAKAAGITKASIYHHVPGKEALLARGLERALTALFAVLDEPTARKGNARARLEAIVVRVAEVTMQLLPEVSVLFRVRGNSKTERAAMERRRAFDAHVTELVRSAQSDGSIRSDVDAGLATRLAFGMSNSVVEWYRPGGRIAAWQIARAISRVVFEGLGAI; translated from the coding sequence ATGGTCAACGCGAGAGAGCGCCACGATATCGACTCGTTGACCGACGTCGCGTTTCGGATCTTCGCCGAGCGTGGGTTCGACGCGACGTCGATGGACGAGATTGCCAAAGCTGCCGGCATCACGAAAGCGAGCATCTACCATCACGTGCCGGGCAAAGAGGCGCTGCTTGCGCGAGGGCTTGAGCGTGCGTTGACGGCGCTCTTCGCCGTTCTCGACGAGCCTACCGCGAGAAAAGGGAACGCGCGCGCGCGCTTAGAGGCGATCGTCGTGCGCGTTGCGGAGGTAACGATGCAGTTATTGCCGGAGGTCAGCGTGCTCTTCCGCGTACGCGGCAACTCGAAGACCGAGCGCGCGGCGATGGAGCGCCGGCGCGCATTCGATGCCCACGTGACCGAACTCGTCCGGTCGGCGCAGAGCGACGGAAGCATTCGCTCGGACGTCGATGCCGGGCTTGCGACGCGGCTGGCGTTCGGGATGTCGAACTCGGTCGTGGAATGGTATCGACCCGGCGGGCGCATCGCCGCCTGGCAGATTGCCCGAGCGATCTCACGCGTCGTCTTCGAGGGCCTGGGCGCGATTTGA
- a CDS encoding thiamine pyrophosphate-dependent dehydrogenase E1 component subunit alpha has translation MAARTRPKPALELSDEQLVTLLRNMLLQRAVDTRGFQLNRQGKIGIAMGSEGHEAVQAGAGMAFVRGKDLLYPYYRNTGILLACGFSLADLFRSQFARATDTTAGRSIINHVTGKSKGIASISSIIASQCTHAVGAAFALKYRAESDRAVLCTFGEGATSEGEWHEAVNFAAIHRVPVVFLCENNQWAISTHVSKQMGNPNVAERAQGYGFEGVAVDGFDPVAVYSAVERAREKAVAGGGPTLVEAKCYRFLSHTTDDDERTYRTREEVAQERAKDPVPRFEQRLVEQGVLSVAQIATMREEITRLVNETTDAVENEPLPAPETLYTQVYAGPTAPWL, from the coding sequence ATGGCTGCAAGAACCCGGCCGAAGCCGGCTCTCGAGCTTTCAGACGAACAGCTCGTCACGCTTCTGCGCAACATGCTCCTGCAGCGCGCCGTGGACACGCGCGGTTTCCAGTTGAATCGGCAAGGCAAGATCGGCATCGCCATGGGCTCTGAAGGCCACGAGGCCGTGCAGGCCGGCGCGGGCATGGCGTTCGTGCGCGGGAAAGACTTGCTCTATCCGTATTACCGCAACACGGGAATCCTCTTGGCCTGCGGGTTCTCACTCGCCGATCTCTTTCGATCGCAGTTCGCACGCGCGACCGACACGACCGCAGGGCGCTCGATCATCAATCATGTCACCGGCAAATCGAAGGGGATTGCTTCGATCTCGTCGATCATTGCATCGCAGTGCACGCACGCGGTCGGCGCGGCCTTCGCGTTGAAGTACCGCGCCGAGAGCGATCGCGCCGTGCTCTGTACGTTCGGCGAAGGCGCGACGAGCGAAGGCGAGTGGCACGAAGCCGTCAACTTCGCAGCCATCCACAGGGTGCCCGTCGTCTTTCTCTGCGAGAACAATCAGTGGGCGATCTCGACGCACGTGAGCAAGCAGATGGGCAACCCCAACGTCGCCGAACGCGCGCAAGGGTACGGATTCGAGGGCGTCGCTGTGGATGGCTTCGACCCCGTCGCCGTCTATAGTGCCGTAGAGCGCGCTCGCGAGAAAGCCGTCGCCGGCGGCGGCCCGACGCTCGTGGAGGCGAAGTGCTATCGCTTTCTCTCGCACACGACCGACGACGACGAGCGCACGTACCGCACGCGCGAAGAGGTCGCGCAAGAGCGAGCGAAGGACCCGGTTCCGCGCTTCGAGCAGAGGCTCGTCGAACAAGGCGTTTTGAGCGTCGCGCAAATCGCGACGATGCGCGAAGAGATCACGCGACTCGTCAACGAGACGACCGACGCGGTCGAGAACGAGCCATTGCCCGCTCCCGAGACGCTCTATACGCAGGTCTACGCGGGCCCCACCGCCCCTTGGCTCTGA
- a CDS encoding VOC family protein, with amino-acid sequence MSKPTLDQINVVCSDVDASIAFYHRLGVEIPNNRVWRTPTGGHHASGVAQAGGRVMDFDLDSTAFAQHWNTGWKDRTDVSGRVVIGFGVPARADVDGLYRDMTGAGYRGLQEPYDALWGARYAIIEDPDGIAVGLMSPVSPDKKSPTPDL; translated from the coding sequence ATGAGCAAGCCGACCCTCGACCAGATAAACGTCGTTTGCAGCGATGTCGACGCGTCGATTGCGTTCTACCACAGACTTGGTGTGGAGATTCCCAATAACCGGGTGTGGCGAACACCTACGGGCGGGCATCATGCCAGCGGTGTAGCCCAGGCAGGGGGTCGCGTGATGGATTTCGATCTCGATTCCACCGCATTCGCGCAACATTGGAACACAGGCTGGAAGGATCGAACAGACGTGAGCGGCCGAGTCGTCATCGGATTTGGAGTGCCTGCGCGCGCGGACGTGGATGGTCTGTACCGCGACATGACCGGCGCTGGATACCGCGGATTGCAAGAACCGTACGACGCTTTGTGGGGCGCACGCTACGCGATCATCGAAGACCCTGACGGAATCGCTGTCGGATTGATGAGTCCCGTGTCGCCGGATAAGAAGTCGCCAACCCCAGATTTGTGA
- a CDS encoding peptide ABC transporter substrate-binding protein: MKPLATGACILALIAAGGCTQSTTTTTTTSVGSGRVNAWTIPHVLRYATAEDISSLNPALSQQSTLGLMSSLTAAWLVKWDRNNRPIPEIATEVPTKANGGVSPDGLTITYHVRKGVRWSDGAPLNADDVVWSIHAILNPANNVVSRTGWDRIKRVDEPNKYTVILHLSRPYSPFVVVFFSSADANPSILPKHILAKYPNFNNVPFDALPVGAGPFMYKAWNRSQDVVMVRNPYYWRGQPKLKEIDFEIVPDRNTVFTELQAHALDLWYPMPGNYFGRIAELGNGFRYLRRPAYLYNHIDFNVSRPAVSDPVVRHALELAIDRKTLLDKIAHGVGILEEEPAPPSAPYFDPNVPFVNFDIAKANAILDADGWTRGSDGIRQKNGVRLALEVASSAGSPDTDSMLALIQQWWKQIGVAMTVRRYESSQLFNTYQAGGIVYNGKWDVVFFAWGNDPIGDYSFVYGCDQIPPNGQNDLHWCNHTADDAMHALFTHYDQAQRNADDTILFQQLAKDVPTIVTYVREDVYAYNRDLKGFHPNSVTPFDDFMNVDI, encoded by the coding sequence ATGAAGCCACTTGCGACCGGCGCCTGCATCCTCGCCCTGATTGCCGCGGGCGGGTGCACCCAGAGCACGACGACCACCACGACGACGAGCGTCGGCTCCGGCCGCGTCAACGCGTGGACGATCCCGCACGTCCTGCGCTATGCAACCGCGGAGGATATCAGCTCCCTCAATCCGGCGTTGAGCCAGCAGAGCACGCTCGGCCTCATGTCGTCGCTCACCGCCGCGTGGCTCGTCAAGTGGGATCGCAACAATCGCCCGATCCCCGAGATCGCGACCGAGGTTCCGACGAAAGCGAACGGCGGCGTCAGCCCCGACGGTTTGACGATCACCTATCACGTTCGCAAGGGCGTTCGCTGGTCGGACGGAGCGCCGCTCAACGCCGACGACGTCGTCTGGTCGATCCACGCGATTCTCAATCCCGCGAATAACGTCGTCAGTCGCACCGGATGGGATCGCATCAAGCGCGTCGACGAGCCGAACAAGTACACGGTGATCCTTCATCTCTCCAGACCGTACTCGCCCTTCGTCGTCGTCTTCTTTTCGAGCGCGGACGCGAACCCGTCGATTCTCCCCAAGCACATCCTCGCCAAGTATCCGAACTTCAACAACGTCCCGTTCGACGCGCTGCCGGTCGGCGCGGGACCGTTCATGTACAAGGCGTGGAATCGCAGCCAAGACGTCGTCATGGTTCGCAACCCCTATTACTGGCGGGGGCAGCCGAAGCTCAAAGAGATCGATTTCGAGATCGTCCCCGACCGTAACACCGTCTTCACGGAGCTACAGGCTCACGCTTTGGACCTCTGGTATCCGATGCCGGGAAACTATTTCGGGCGCATCGCGGAACTGGGTAATGGTTTTAGGTACTTACGGCGGCCGGCGTATCTGTACAACCATATCGACTTCAACGTGAGCCGGCCGGCGGTCAGCGACCCGGTCGTTCGACACGCGCTCGAGCTCGCGATCGATCGCAAGACGCTGCTCGACAAGATCGCGCACGGCGTCGGCATTCTGGAAGAAGAGCCCGCGCCGCCGTCGGCGCCGTACTTCGACCCGAACGTTCCCTTCGTGAACTTCGACATCGCAAAGGCAAACGCGATTCTCGACGCCGACGGCTGGACGCGCGGGTCCGACGGCATACGTCAGAAGAACGGCGTTCGTCTCGCCCTCGAGGTTGCGAGTTCGGCGGGCTCGCCCGACACGGATAGCATGCTCGCACTCATCCAGCAATGGTGGAAGCAGATCGGGGTTGCGATGACGGTGCGCCGCTACGAGTCCTCACAACTCTTCAACACGTATCAAGCCGGCGGCATCGTGTACAACGGCAAGTGGGACGTCGTCTTCTTTGCCTGGGGGAACGACCCGATCGGCGACTACTCGTTCGTCTACGGATGCGACCAAATCCCACCGAACGGGCAGAACGATCTGCACTGGTGCAACCACACGGCGGACGACGCGATGCACGCGCTCTTCACCCACTACGACCAGGCACAGCGCAATGCCGACGACACGATCCTCTTTCAACAACTGGCCAAGGACGTGCCGACGATCGTGACCTACGTTCGTGAAGACGTGTACGCCTACAACCGCGATCTGAAGGGCTTCCACCCGAACTCCGTGACCCCGTTCGACGACTTCATGAACGTAGACATTTAA
- a CDS encoding Lrp/AsnC family transcriptional regulator: MNASVPANVSDPVNAAILAVSEDRLTGFQEDPFGEIAARSGIDVETVIDRITAMLRAGTIRRIRQTLMATNLARGALCAWEVSNDQLDAAFAYMVRDDPFSGHVVIRTTDAISAGSTYRLWTTLKVPQGFSLGKHAEFLRQHVGATRFRAMPARMLFTLGVGHVRRRGLEPGSRAEALAEPLDTAVVSLTQLEWRVLTTLKREFRAEEIVRELWQARADEAGVDLTTFSRTARDLNAKGVVGRFSTFLEHVKATAQGERVTRYNALFHWAVPRGREIDAGREVGRHHVITHAYWREGGEEFHDVNIMAVAHGMDKELVLAHKAAIDAHLREAGIDFAYTNVFWGGRSEIKPSEIVPAAYVGFCERNGLDPREMRE, translated from the coding sequence GTGAACGCGAGCGTCCCGGCGAACGTCTCCGACCCCGTCAACGCGGCGATTCTTGCCGTCTCGGAGGACCGCCTCACGGGATTTCAGGAGGATCCGTTCGGGGAGATCGCCGCGCGCAGCGGCATCGACGTCGAAACCGTCATCGACCGAATCACTGCGATGCTGCGTGCTGGCACGATTCGCCGCATTCGTCAGACGCTGATGGCGACGAACCTGGCGCGGGGTGCACTCTGCGCTTGGGAAGTTTCGAACGATCAGCTCGACGCCGCGTTCGCGTACATGGTGCGCGACGATCCGTTTTCCGGTCACGTCGTCATCCGAACGACCGATGCGATATCTGCAGGAAGCACGTACCGCCTATGGACGACGCTAAAGGTGCCGCAGGGATTTTCGCTCGGCAAACATGCGGAGTTTCTTCGCCAGCACGTCGGCGCGACGCGCTTTCGCGCCATGCCCGCGCGCATGCTCTTCACACTCGGCGTTGGCCACGTACGCCGGCGCGGGCTCGAGCCCGGCTCGCGCGCCGAGGCGCTAGCCGAGCCGCTCGACACGGCCGTCGTTTCCTTGACGCAGCTCGAGTGGCGCGTCCTCACGACGCTCAAACGCGAGTTCCGCGCCGAGGAGATCGTCCGCGAGCTTTGGCAGGCGCGCGCCGACGAAGCTGGCGTCGACCTCACGACGTTTTCGCGAACGGCACGCGATCTCAATGCAAAAGGCGTGGTCGGGCGCTTTTCGACCTTTCTCGAGCACGTGAAAGCGACGGCGCAAGGCGAGCGAGTGACGCGCTACAACGCGCTCTTTCACTGGGCGGTGCCGCGCGGGCGCGAAATCGATGCCGGTCGCGAGGTGGGGCGCCATCACGTCATCACCCACGCCTACTGGCGTGAGGGCGGCGAAGAGTTCCACGACGTCAACATCATGGCGGTCGCACACGGCATGGACAAGGAGCTGGTGCTCGCGCACAAGGCCGCAATCGACGCGCATCTGCGAGAGGCCGGCATCGACTTCGCATATACGAACGTCTTTTGGGGAGGCCGCAGCGAGATCAAGCCGTCGGAGATCGTCCCGGCGGCGTACGTCGGGTTCTGCGAGCGTAACGGGCTGGATCCGCGGGAGATGCGGGAGTAA
- a CDS encoding TolC family protein encodes MSIRLAALLALAAVVAPPFARAQNPIPIPTPVPTPAATLSPLPYPAYGTPAPDVQLLVPHTGVPPRVSLSQAIDIAVAVSPTFASQRAVYSELRARYSAEQQALFPAISANGSWEKSFAGGSSRCNPSIPTTCTTSTQITTVESAGYTVSQLIFDGGRVISAIRAAKESDIAGRGTLLRELDTLGYDVAQSYYTVLQDKALIDADRQLVHEFETSENAVRAQIRNGVSALSALAQAEYQTAKARGALVQAQGAEITAQGQFATLLGLDANTEIVPEALGADTYTATPTYAKSLQQALLLRPDYQSAQHTVIADRDNLRYAELARVPTITGSWNDSTARQFPALPPPYGNNGHWQPARSLGATITFPIYDQGLTWYNTEVAKYTLDEANAALALAKLTVESDVRSALAQLFSARANLVQAHSELSSAQVSMQAAQASYRVGVGTILDLVTAEANLATAQSDYITALYGVRTAEQNYLYATGLSDLRL; translated from the coding sequence GTGAGTATTCGTCTTGCAGCATTGCTCGCGCTGGCTGCGGTCGTCGCGCCGCCGTTTGCGCGCGCGCAGAACCCGATACCGATTCCTACGCCGGTCCCCACGCCCGCGGCGACGCTGTCGCCGCTGCCCTATCCTGCCTACGGCACGCCTGCGCCAGACGTTCAGCTCCTCGTGCCGCATACCGGCGTTCCGCCGCGCGTTTCGCTCTCGCAGGCAATCGACATCGCCGTCGCGGTCTCGCCGACGTTTGCTTCGCAGCGAGCGGTCTACAGCGAGCTTCGCGCGCGTTACAGCGCCGAGCAGCAAGCGCTCTTTCCCGCGATCAGTGCGAACGGCTCGTGGGAGAAGAGTTTCGCCGGCGGCTCCTCGCGCTGCAATCCGTCAATCCCGACAACTTGCACGACCTCGACGCAGATCACGACGGTCGAGAGCGCGGGCTACACCGTGTCGCAGTTGATCTTCGACGGCGGCCGCGTGATCTCGGCGATCCGCGCGGCAAAAGAGTCAGACATCGCGGGGCGCGGCACGCTTCTACGCGAGCTCGATACCCTCGGGTACGACGTCGCGCAATCCTACTATACGGTGTTGCAAGACAAAGCGCTCATCGACGCGGATCGGCAGCTCGTGCACGAGTTCGAAACCTCCGAGAACGCCGTGCGGGCGCAGATTCGTAACGGCGTCTCGGCGCTCTCGGCGCTAGCGCAAGCAGAGTATCAAACGGCAAAGGCTCGAGGCGCGCTCGTCCAGGCGCAAGGCGCCGAGATCACGGCGCAAGGTCAGTTCGCGACGCTGCTCGGGCTCGACGCAAACACGGAGATCGTCCCGGAGGCGCTCGGTGCGGACACCTACACCGCCACGCCGACGTACGCGAAATCATTGCAGCAGGCGTTGCTCCTGCGACCAGACTACCAGTCCGCGCAGCACACCGTGATCGCAGACCGCGATAATCTGCGCTACGCGGAGCTCGCGCGCGTGCCAACGATCACCGGGTCGTGGAACGACTCGACGGCGCGCCAGTTTCCGGCGCTTCCTCCACCGTACGGCAACAACGGCCACTGGCAGCCGGCGCGATCGCTGGGAGCGACGATCACGTTCCCGATCTACGATCAAGGCTTGACCTGGTATAATACAGAGGTCGCGAAGTACACGCTCGACGAGGCGAACGCAGCGCTCGCGCTGGCGAAGCTCACGGTCGAGTCGGACGTGCGCTCGGCGCTGGCGCAGCTCTTCTCCGCTCGAGCCAATCTCGTTCAAGCCCACTCCGAGCTTTCGAGCGCGCAAGTCAGCATGCAGGCGGCGCAGGCGAGCTACCGCGTCGGCGTCGGGACGATTCTCGACCTCGTCACCGCCGAGGCGAACCTCGCCACGGCGCAGAGCGACTACATCACGGCGCTCTACGGCGTGCGCACCGCAGAGCAAAACTACCTCTACGCGACAGGCTTGAGCGACCTACGGCTCTGA